From one Neofelis nebulosa isolate mNeoNeb1 chromosome 4, mNeoNeb1.pri, whole genome shotgun sequence genomic stretch:
- the ZNF467 gene encoding zinc finger protein 467 isoform X3 yields the protein MAPQSEPGEGSHNTQEQMSPPREDSVLGTCSGHEAPRPEEGAQTEEAEAPCRGGQACAPQKAEPPSSCPGDEWMIRKVKVEEEDQEAEEEVEWPQHLSLLPGPFPAPDLGPLAAAYKLEPGAPGTLGGLALVGWAPTSEKPYGCGECERRFRDQLTLRLHQRLHRGEGPCACPDCGRSFTQRAHMLLHQRSHRGERPFPCSECDKRFSKKAHLTRHLRTHTGERPYPCAECGKRFSQKIHLGSHQKTHTGERPYPCTECEKRFRKKTHLIRHQRIHTGERPYQCAQCSRSFTHKQHLVRHQRVHEAAGRAPPSPDAPASPGSPAPSPTPSPPGPKPFSCSDCGLSFGWKKNLATHQRLHRSEGRPFGCDECALGTTVDPAAAEPSACAPGGTPATQGAPAGERSFFCQDCGRGFAHGQHLARHQRVHTGERPFACPQCGRRFGSRPNMVAHSRAHSGARPFACAQCGRRFSRKSHLGRHQAVHTGSRPHACAVCARSFSSKTNLVRHQAIHTGSRPFSCPQCGKSFSRKTHLVRHQRIHGEAAHPASDADLSAPAWPTPTEVAAPPLFF from the exons ATGGCCCCCCAAAGTGAGCCTGGGGAAGGGTCCCATAATACCCAGGAGCAGATGTCCCCTCCCAGGGAAGACAGCGTGCTGGGCACATGCTCAG GGCACGAGGCCCCCAGACCAGAGGAAGGTGCCCAAACTGAAGAAGCTGAAGCTCCCTGCAGAGGAGGCCAGGCATGTGCACCACAGAAGGCTGAGCCCCCGAGCTCCTGCCCAG GGGACGAGTGGATGATTCGCAAggtgaaggtggaggaggaggatcaggaggcagaagaggaggtcGAATGGCCCCAACACCTCTCATTACTCCCTGGCCCTTTCCCCGCGCCGGACTTGGGGCCTCTGGCCGCCGCTTACAAGCTGGAGCCGGGGGCCCCGGGGACACTGGGTGGACTGGCGCTGGTCGGGTGGGCCCCGACCTCGGAGAAGCCCTACGGCTGCGGGGAGTGCGAGCGGCGGTTCCGGGACCAGCTGACCCTGCGGCTGCATCAGAGGCTGCACCGCGGCGAGGGCCCCTGCGCCTGCCCGGACTGCGGCCGCAGCTTCACGCAGCGCGCGCACATGCTGCTGCACCAGCGCAGCCACCGCGGCGAGCGGCCTTTCCCCTGCTCCGAGTGCGACAAGCGCTTCAGCAAGAAGGCCCACCTGACCCGCCACCTGCGCACGCACACCGGCGAGCGGCCCTACCCGTGCGCCGAGTGCGGCAAGCGCTTCAGCCAGAAGATACACCTGGGCTCGCACCAGAAGACGCACACGGGCGAGCGGCCCTACCCCTGCACCGAGTGCGAGAAGCGCTTCCGCAAAAAGACGCACCTGATCCGCCATCAGCGCATCCACACCGGCGAGAGGCCCTACCAGTGCGCGCAGTGCTCGCGCAGCTTCACGCACAAGCAGCACTTGGTGCGGCATCAGAGGGTGCACGAGGCGGCCGGCCGCGCCCCGCCCTCCCCCGACGCGCCCGCCTCGCCGGGttcccccgccccgtcccccaccccgtcccctccCGGACCCAAGCCTTTCTCCTGCTCCGACTGCGGCCTGAGCTTCGGCTGGAAGAAGAACCTCGCCACGCACCAGCGTCTGCACCGCAGCGAGGGGCGCCCCTTTGGCTGCGACGAGTGCGCCCTGGGTACGACCGTGGACCCCGCCGCCGCCGAGCCCTCGGCCTGCGCGCCCGGAGGCACACCGGCGACCCAGGGCGCCCCCGCGGGCGAGCGGTCCTTCTTCTGCCAGGACTGCGGGCGCGGCTTCGCCCACGGGCAGCACCTGGCGCGGCACCAGCGGGTGCACACGGGCGAGCGGCCCTTCGCCTGCCCGCAGTGCGGCCGCCGCTTCGGCTCGAGGCCCAATATGGTCGCCCACTCCCGCGCCCACAGCGGCGCCAGGCCTTTCGCCTGCGCGCAGTGCGGCCGCCGCTTCAGCCGCAAGTCGCACCTGGGCCGCCACCAGGCGGTGCACACGGGCAGCCGGCCCCACGCCTGCGCCGTCTGCGCCCGCAGCTTCAGCTCCAAGACCAACCTGGTGCGCCACCAGGCCATCCACACGGGCTCCCGCCCCTTCTCCTGCCCGCAGTGCGGCAAGAGCTTCAGCCGCAAGACCCACCTGGTGCGGCACCAGCGCATCCACGGCGAAGCCGCCCACCCGGCCTCCGACGCCGACCTCTCGGCCCCAGCCTGGCCCACTCCCACAGAGGTGGCAGCGCCCCCGCTCTTCTTCTGA
- the ZNF467 gene encoding zinc finger protein 467 isoform X1, which yields MKFPTPHPGLPLPTLCAENRLIPEVPRVRGLLPQEELPWVAMRETFEALSSLGFSVGQPEMAPQSEPGEGSHNTQEQMSPPREDSVLGTCSGHEAPRPEEGAQTEEAEAPCRGGQACAPQKAEPPSSCPGDEWMIRKVKVEEEDQEAEEEVEWPQHLSLLPGPFPAPDLGPLAAAYKLEPGAPGTLGGLALVGWAPTSEKPYGCGECERRFRDQLTLRLHQRLHRGEGPCACPDCGRSFTQRAHMLLHQRSHRGERPFPCSECDKRFSKKAHLTRHLRTHTGERPYPCAECGKRFSQKIHLGSHQKTHTGERPYPCTECEKRFRKKTHLIRHQRIHTGERPYQCAQCSRSFTHKQHLVRHQRVHEAAGRAPPSPDAPASPGSPAPSPTPSPPGPKPFSCSDCGLSFGWKKNLATHQRLHRSEGRPFGCDECALGTTVDPAAAEPSACAPGGTPATQGAPAGERSFFCQDCGRGFAHGQHLARHQRVHTGERPFACPQCGRRFGSRPNMVAHSRAHSGARPFACAQCGRRFSRKSHLGRHQAVHTGSRPHACAVCARSFSSKTNLVRHQAIHTGSRPFSCPQCGKSFSRKTHLVRHQRIHGEAAHPASDADLSAPAWPTPTEVAAPPLFF from the exons ATGAAGTTCCCGACTCCCCACCCTGGTCTTCCACTCCCCACCCTCTGCGCTGAGAATCGATTGATTCCTGAAGTCCCCAG GGTCCGTGGCCTGCTCCCCCAGGAGGAGCTACCCTGGGTTGCCATGAGAGAGACCTTTGAGGCCCTCAGCTCCCTGG GGTTCTCTGTGGGACAGCCTGAGATGGCCCCCCAAAGTGAGCCTGGGGAAGGGTCCCATAATACCCAGGAGCAGATGTCCCCTCCCAGGGAAGACAGCGTGCTGGGCACATGCTCAG GGCACGAGGCCCCCAGACCAGAGGAAGGTGCCCAAACTGAAGAAGCTGAAGCTCCCTGCAGAGGAGGCCAGGCATGTGCACCACAGAAGGCTGAGCCCCCGAGCTCCTGCCCAG GGGACGAGTGGATGATTCGCAAggtgaaggtggaggaggaggatcaggaggcagaagaggaggtcGAATGGCCCCAACACCTCTCATTACTCCCTGGCCCTTTCCCCGCGCCGGACTTGGGGCCTCTGGCCGCCGCTTACAAGCTGGAGCCGGGGGCCCCGGGGACACTGGGTGGACTGGCGCTGGTCGGGTGGGCCCCGACCTCGGAGAAGCCCTACGGCTGCGGGGAGTGCGAGCGGCGGTTCCGGGACCAGCTGACCCTGCGGCTGCATCAGAGGCTGCACCGCGGCGAGGGCCCCTGCGCCTGCCCGGACTGCGGCCGCAGCTTCACGCAGCGCGCGCACATGCTGCTGCACCAGCGCAGCCACCGCGGCGAGCGGCCTTTCCCCTGCTCCGAGTGCGACAAGCGCTTCAGCAAGAAGGCCCACCTGACCCGCCACCTGCGCACGCACACCGGCGAGCGGCCCTACCCGTGCGCCGAGTGCGGCAAGCGCTTCAGCCAGAAGATACACCTGGGCTCGCACCAGAAGACGCACACGGGCGAGCGGCCCTACCCCTGCACCGAGTGCGAGAAGCGCTTCCGCAAAAAGACGCACCTGATCCGCCATCAGCGCATCCACACCGGCGAGAGGCCCTACCAGTGCGCGCAGTGCTCGCGCAGCTTCACGCACAAGCAGCACTTGGTGCGGCATCAGAGGGTGCACGAGGCGGCCGGCCGCGCCCCGCCCTCCCCCGACGCGCCCGCCTCGCCGGGttcccccgccccgtcccccaccccgtcccctccCGGACCCAAGCCTTTCTCCTGCTCCGACTGCGGCCTGAGCTTCGGCTGGAAGAAGAACCTCGCCACGCACCAGCGTCTGCACCGCAGCGAGGGGCGCCCCTTTGGCTGCGACGAGTGCGCCCTGGGTACGACCGTGGACCCCGCCGCCGCCGAGCCCTCGGCCTGCGCGCCCGGAGGCACACCGGCGACCCAGGGCGCCCCCGCGGGCGAGCGGTCCTTCTTCTGCCAGGACTGCGGGCGCGGCTTCGCCCACGGGCAGCACCTGGCGCGGCACCAGCGGGTGCACACGGGCGAGCGGCCCTTCGCCTGCCCGCAGTGCGGCCGCCGCTTCGGCTCGAGGCCCAATATGGTCGCCCACTCCCGCGCCCACAGCGGCGCCAGGCCTTTCGCCTGCGCGCAGTGCGGCCGCCGCTTCAGCCGCAAGTCGCACCTGGGCCGCCACCAGGCGGTGCACACGGGCAGCCGGCCCCACGCCTGCGCCGTCTGCGCCCGCAGCTTCAGCTCCAAGACCAACCTGGTGCGCCACCAGGCCATCCACACGGGCTCCCGCCCCTTCTCCTGCCCGCAGTGCGGCAAGAGCTTCAGCCGCAAGACCCACCTGGTGCGGCACCAGCGCATCCACGGCGAAGCCGCCCACCCGGCCTCCGACGCCGACCTCTCGGCCCCAGCCTGGCCCACTCCCACAGAGGTGGCAGCGCCCCCGCTCTTCTTCTGA
- the ZNF467 gene encoding zinc finger protein 467 isoform X2 — MRETFEALSSLGFSVGQPEMAPQSEPGEGSHNTQEQMSPPREDSVLGTCSGHEAPRPEEGAQTEEAEAPCRGGQACAPQKAEPPSSCPGDEWMIRKVKVEEEDQEAEEEVEWPQHLSLLPGPFPAPDLGPLAAAYKLEPGAPGTLGGLALVGWAPTSEKPYGCGECERRFRDQLTLRLHQRLHRGEGPCACPDCGRSFTQRAHMLLHQRSHRGERPFPCSECDKRFSKKAHLTRHLRTHTGERPYPCAECGKRFSQKIHLGSHQKTHTGERPYPCTECEKRFRKKTHLIRHQRIHTGERPYQCAQCSRSFTHKQHLVRHQRVHEAAGRAPPSPDAPASPGSPAPSPTPSPPGPKPFSCSDCGLSFGWKKNLATHQRLHRSEGRPFGCDECALGTTVDPAAAEPSACAPGGTPATQGAPAGERSFFCQDCGRGFAHGQHLARHQRVHTGERPFACPQCGRRFGSRPNMVAHSRAHSGARPFACAQCGRRFSRKSHLGRHQAVHTGSRPHACAVCARSFSSKTNLVRHQAIHTGSRPFSCPQCGKSFSRKTHLVRHQRIHGEAAHPASDADLSAPAWPTPTEVAAPPLFF, encoded by the exons ATGAGAGAGACCTTTGAGGCCCTCAGCTCCCTGG GGTTCTCTGTGGGACAGCCTGAGATGGCCCCCCAAAGTGAGCCTGGGGAAGGGTCCCATAATACCCAGGAGCAGATGTCCCCTCCCAGGGAAGACAGCGTGCTGGGCACATGCTCAG GGCACGAGGCCCCCAGACCAGAGGAAGGTGCCCAAACTGAAGAAGCTGAAGCTCCCTGCAGAGGAGGCCAGGCATGTGCACCACAGAAGGCTGAGCCCCCGAGCTCCTGCCCAG GGGACGAGTGGATGATTCGCAAggtgaaggtggaggaggaggatcaggaggcagaagaggaggtcGAATGGCCCCAACACCTCTCATTACTCCCTGGCCCTTTCCCCGCGCCGGACTTGGGGCCTCTGGCCGCCGCTTACAAGCTGGAGCCGGGGGCCCCGGGGACACTGGGTGGACTGGCGCTGGTCGGGTGGGCCCCGACCTCGGAGAAGCCCTACGGCTGCGGGGAGTGCGAGCGGCGGTTCCGGGACCAGCTGACCCTGCGGCTGCATCAGAGGCTGCACCGCGGCGAGGGCCCCTGCGCCTGCCCGGACTGCGGCCGCAGCTTCACGCAGCGCGCGCACATGCTGCTGCACCAGCGCAGCCACCGCGGCGAGCGGCCTTTCCCCTGCTCCGAGTGCGACAAGCGCTTCAGCAAGAAGGCCCACCTGACCCGCCACCTGCGCACGCACACCGGCGAGCGGCCCTACCCGTGCGCCGAGTGCGGCAAGCGCTTCAGCCAGAAGATACACCTGGGCTCGCACCAGAAGACGCACACGGGCGAGCGGCCCTACCCCTGCACCGAGTGCGAGAAGCGCTTCCGCAAAAAGACGCACCTGATCCGCCATCAGCGCATCCACACCGGCGAGAGGCCCTACCAGTGCGCGCAGTGCTCGCGCAGCTTCACGCACAAGCAGCACTTGGTGCGGCATCAGAGGGTGCACGAGGCGGCCGGCCGCGCCCCGCCCTCCCCCGACGCGCCCGCCTCGCCGGGttcccccgccccgtcccccaccccgtcccctccCGGACCCAAGCCTTTCTCCTGCTCCGACTGCGGCCTGAGCTTCGGCTGGAAGAAGAACCTCGCCACGCACCAGCGTCTGCACCGCAGCGAGGGGCGCCCCTTTGGCTGCGACGAGTGCGCCCTGGGTACGACCGTGGACCCCGCCGCCGCCGAGCCCTCGGCCTGCGCGCCCGGAGGCACACCGGCGACCCAGGGCGCCCCCGCGGGCGAGCGGTCCTTCTTCTGCCAGGACTGCGGGCGCGGCTTCGCCCACGGGCAGCACCTGGCGCGGCACCAGCGGGTGCACACGGGCGAGCGGCCCTTCGCCTGCCCGCAGTGCGGCCGCCGCTTCGGCTCGAGGCCCAATATGGTCGCCCACTCCCGCGCCCACAGCGGCGCCAGGCCTTTCGCCTGCGCGCAGTGCGGCCGCCGCTTCAGCCGCAAGTCGCACCTGGGCCGCCACCAGGCGGTGCACACGGGCAGCCGGCCCCACGCCTGCGCCGTCTGCGCCCGCAGCTTCAGCTCCAAGACCAACCTGGTGCGCCACCAGGCCATCCACACGGGCTCCCGCCCCTTCTCCTGCCCGCAGTGCGGCAAGAGCTTCAGCCGCAAGACCCACCTGGTGCGGCACCAGCGCATCCACGGCGAAGCCGCCCACCCGGCCTCCGACGCCGACCTCTCGGCCCCAGCCTGGCCCACTCCCACAGAGGTGGCAGCGCCCCCGCTCTTCTTCTGA